A genomic segment from Cinclus cinclus chromosome 11, bCinCin1.1, whole genome shotgun sequence encodes:
- the CBLN1 gene encoding cerebellin-1, protein MRGPGLGLGLGLGLLLGAAWVACGQNETEPIVLEGKCLVVCDSNPTSDPTGTALGISVRSGSAKVAFSAIRSTNHEPSEMSNRTMIIYFDQVLVNIGSNFDSERSTFIAPRKGIYSFNFHVVKVYNRQTIQVSLMLNGWPVISAFAGDQDVTREAASNGVLIQMEKGDRAYLKLERGNLMGGWKYSTFSGFLVFPL, encoded by the exons ATGCGGGgcccggggctggggctggggctggggctggggctgctgctgggcgcGGCGTGGGTGGCGTGCGGGCAGAACGAGACGGAGCCCATCGTGCTGGAGGGCAAGTGCCTCGTGGTGTGCGACTCCAATCCCACCTCCGACCCCACCGGCACGGCGCTCGGCATCTCCGTGCGCTCCGGCAGCGCCAAGGTCGCCTTCTCCGCCATCCGTAGCACCAACCACGAGCCCTCCGAGATGAGCAACCGCACCATGATCATCTACTTCGACCAG GTACTAGTGAATATCGGCAGCAACTTCGACTCGGAGCGGAGCACTTTCATCGCGCCCAGGAAAGGGATTTACAGTTTCAATTTTCACGTGGTGAAAGTGTACAACAGGCAAACCATCCAG GTGAGTTTGATGCTAAATGGGTGGCCAGTGATTTCTGCCTTTGCAGGGGACCAAGATGTAACCCGAGAAGCTGCTAGCAATGGAGTCCTGATTCAGATGGAGAAAGGAGACAGAGCTTATCTAAAACTGGAGAGAGGAAACTTGATGGGAGGCTGGAAGTATTCAACATTCTCTGGATTTCTAGTGTTCCCGCTTTAA